GAGCGCATCGAGCGCGTCCGCACTGGGCGGGGTGTCCAGGCGCGCCGAGGCGGTGATCGCGGCGATCGGGCCGCTGTGGTCGATGTGGGTGCAGACCAGGTCGGCCGCCAGCCCGCTGCGGTCCAGGGCGGACAGGATGTGCGCGTCGACGTGGGCGAGGGTGTCGCCCCCGGCCGCGCGGCTGGGGGCGACACCGATCCAGTAGCCGTTGCTCATCGCCCAGGTCACAGGGTGTCGATGAAGACGGGGTTGGCGTAGAACCACAGGTCCGACCACGGGTCGGCGGCACCGGAGACGTCCATCACGGGCCCGCCGTCGGCGGCGAGCCGGTTGCCGTCGCTGCCGCGCAACCGCAGGTAGAACGGGCCGTCGACGCCCTTGAAGACGTGGGTGAAGCGGACCGCACCTCGCGCCTTGCCGGGCACCTCGAAGGTCTTGACGACCTTGGTCGCGGGCGCGGCGAGCGCGTCGGGGTCGCCGGCGGGTCCGGTGACCGGGCCGGCGATGAGGTCGACCTTGGCCAGCTTCGGTACGAACCCGTGGTAGTTCGCTCCGCCGGCCGGGGTGACATCGATGGTGACCTCGACGTCGCTGCCTCGGCGGACGAACGTATGGCCGCCGATGGTTGCGCCGCGGCGGTCGCCTTCAGTGAGGGCCCGCACCCGCAGGTCCAAGCCATCAATGAGCCGCCCGTGCACGGCGATGATCTTGCCCGCCTGCAACGCCTGCATGACGTCCACATACGACCTCGAACGCGCACCGACCAAGGTGCGGCTGTAGAAGCCTGGCCAGAAGTCGCCGTACTTCTGGGGCGTTCCGGTGTCGATCGGGGTGCCGCGACTGCCGGTGGCGTTGTAGTCCTGGGTGCCGGGCTTGAAGGTGTCGGTGAAGACCTGGTGGCTGTCGGAGGTGGAGGTGATCCACCACGGTTTGCCCTCGGCCAGCAGGGAGTCCCACAGGCCGCCGACCTTGGCCGTCATCCAGTCGAACCCGCCGTAGGTGCGGTACGGGTTCTCCGCGGCGGTGGGGTGGTAGCCGGGGAAGCTGTCCGGGTCGGGGGCCTTGTCGTAGTAGCCGCGGGCTTCTCCGACGCCGCCAGCGGTGGCCGGGATTCCGGCGGCCTGGTGGCCCGGCGCGCCTTCCATGCCGACGGCGACCTGCGGGGCCGTGTCGCGCCAGCCGCGGATTTCGTGGGGGCTGTCCAGGCCCCGCCGCGCGGGGTGGTTGGCGAACATCAACGCGATCTCGGTGCGGCCGGAAGCCACCTGCCGCTGCAGGAACTCCAGCGCCTGGAGCGCGTAGGCTTCCCCGTCCGCCGAGGTCGGTCGGGCGATCAGGCCCTTACCGCCCTTGTCGGCCGGCGTGGACAGGACGTTGCCGTCGTAGCCCGCTTCGAACGCGCGCAGGATGTCGACGGTGTTGCGTCCTGGAGGCAGGAATACGGTGGCGTGCTCGGCACCGGGGATGTTCCACTCCAGCCCCTGATAGACCAGGATGTCCCGGTTGGCCTGGCGGGCGCGCTCGATGTCCGGCGAGACCTGGTCGATCGAGAACTTCTCGTGCGCCACGCCGCCGTGGTCGGTGATGACCATCCAGTCCAGCCCGTACTGGCGAGCGTGGGCGACCTGCGTGGCGACCTCGTACTGCGCGTCCGGGGAGAACTTGGTGTGGATGTGATGATCACCGGCCAGCCATCGCTGCGCGCCACTCCAGGGGTTCATTACTTCGGCGGGGGCACCCGCGGCGCTCGCGGACGGGGACGGCGTGCCGAGCGCGATCGCTCCGGCGGTCAGGCCCAGTCCGGCGAGGAACTGCCGCCGCGCGATGGACAGCGGTCGGTCATCGGCCGGATCGGCCCAACTCCCTTCGACCGGCTCGTGCTCGTGATGGTGGTGACTGTGCTCGTGGTGACCGTGGCCATGCGACATGTCGGATCCAGCCGTTCGTTCAAGGAGGACGTCACGGTCGAAGGCCCCCGATGCCGCTTCGACCCTGCCCGGCGGCTTTTCGCCGCGGCTTCGAGGAAGTATTGCCAGCCGCGCATGCCGGGGCCCCACGCACAGGCGAAGATCAGATGAACATCCCGGACGGCGCACCCGAATGGGGGCGATCCACAATGGAATGTGGTTTGCCGATGTGCCGGATAAGTGCGACTTGTGCCGGTTTTCCTTTCACGCGCGGCATTTGCCGATCGCGGACGATTCGGGCAAACGGAAACTTCCCGAAGAGTCTTTCGATCGCGGCGTCCGCAACCGGGGCATTGCCATACCGACGGACGAAGTGCCGGCGGCCGAGGCCGGGTGTGGCAATGGATTCGATCCATGTCTGGTCACGATGTCTGCGCACCCCCAAGGCGCTTGGTGATCGATGGTCCTCGTGGTGCCGAAGGTCTATGCCACGGCGTTGGAAGACAGGCCGGACACCACCGGCAAACGATGCCGTTTCCGGGAACTACGAATCGATCGGGAAAGCCCGGGTAGCCGTCCCGTTTCTGGTGTTCGGCCGGGCGCGTCGGCGTGCGCGGATCTTCCACCATCCGAATACCACGACAGCGACGGCGACCACCGCCAGCAGCACGATCCAGCTTGCCTGGCCGAGTACGTCTTCGATGTATCGGGCCGAGGCCCCGGCGCCGGTGCCAATGCCGACGTGAAGTGTGGACCAGCAGAGTGCGCCGGACGCCGAAGCGGGCAGGAACCGCCGGAACGGCAGCCGTGATGTCCCGGAGGCGGCGGGGGTCAGGGTGCGCAGCATGGGTAGGAAACGGCCGACGAACACCGCGCCGGCGCCGTGCTTGCGCAGTTGATCGGCGGCGCGATCCCAGTGCTGGCGGCCGAGCCGTCCTATCAAACGGGTTTCCCGCAGGCGGTGGCCGTAGCGGTGGCCCAGCCAGTAGCCGAAGGTGTCGCCGGTGGTGGCGCATACCGTGACGACGAGGACCATCGCCACGAAACCGCCGAGGTTGGTAATGGCGGAGGCCGCGATGAGCAGGCCGGTCTCGCCGGGCACGATCAGCCCGAGACCGATGGTGCACTCGGCGAGCGTCAGCGCTCCCGCCGCCGCGATGACTAGCGGCAGCGGAAGCTGCGCCAACGACGAGAACAACCCACCGAAGTCCACTCGGCACTCCCCGGAAAGCGTTGTGAGACCGATTCGTCCGAACCCGGGTGTTGTCACGGGACCTGCGACCAGGATCGACCCTGACGACTGCCGGTGGTAGGTACGCTCCCCAAGGAGTGGGGGTTCGCGCTTCGATGACACTCATCTGGGTGACCGAGGAGGTTCAGGTGGCGCGCCATGATGATCCCGCACCGCCTCGACGGGCGTCGGCGCGGCGCCGCCCTCCGCGCCGGGCGAGCGCCGCGGAGTACACCGCTTCGGTCCGGCCAAAGCCGTCACATGTCCGAGGTCGTCGCCGGCGGCGGGCGGGTGCCCGCGCCCTCGTTGCGTTGGCGTCGGCGGTGGCATTCGTGTTCAGCGGGTACTTGTGGATCACTGTCGGCCGGCTTCAGGGTGGGTTGTCGACGAGTGACGTGACCTCCGGAGCCGGGCCGGACGGCGCGGTGGACATCCTGCTGGTCGGACTGGACAGTCGCACCGATGCGCAGGGCAATCCATTGCCGGCGGAGGTCCTGCAGCAGCTGCGGACCGGTGACAGCGGCTCCAGTCTGACCGACACGCTGATCTTGTTGCACATCCCGAAGGACCGGTCGCGCGCGGTGGCGTATTCGCTGCCGCGTGATTCGTACGTGTCGATTCCGGATGGCTTCGGCGAGCACAAGATCAACTCTGCGTACGGGCGCGCCAAGGCCAAGGCCCGGGCGGAGTTGCAGGGCCAAGGGGTTCGCGATCCGGTTGAATTGGAACGCCGGTCTTCGGATGCGGGCCGCAAGTTGCTGGTGCGCACGGTGGAGCAGCTCACCGGGGTGAACATCGACCACTACGCCGAGGTGAACCTGTTGGGTTTCTACCAGCTCACCCAGGCGATCGGCGGGGTCGAGGTGTGTCTGAATGCCGCCGTTGACGATCCTTTTTCGGGTGCGCGCTTCCCGGCGGGACGCCAGAGCATCTCCGCCGGGGATGCCCTGGCGTTCGTCCGGCAGCGGCACGGACTGCCGCGTGGGGACCTCGATCGGGTTCAGCGGCAGCAGGCGTTCATGGCCGGTCTGGCGCGGTCGATGCTGTCCACGGGGACGCTGGCCAATCCGGCCAAGCTGGGTGCCATGTTCGATGCGGTCAGGCAGTCCGTGGTGCTCGACGCGGGGTGGGACGTGCTCGCCTTCGCCGGGGAGATGCAGGGCCTGGCTGGGGGCGACATCACCTTCGACACGATTCCGATTGAGGATCCCGAGTACGACACGCCGCAGGACGGTCAGGCGATCAAGGTCAACCCGCGCCAGGTCCAGATGATGATCCAGCGGGTCAACGAGGGGCTGCCTGCCGAATCGCCCCGGCCGAAGAGCCTGGACACCAGCGTCGTAGACGTGCTCAACGGTGCGGGTATCAGTGGATTGGCGTCCCGGGTGCAAGACGAGCTGAACTCCGAAGACGTCCCGATCGGCAACGTCGGCAATGTCACCGAGTCCCCTGCCTCCCGCGTGCTGTTCACGCCTGGCGACGAGGAGGCCGCCCGGTTCATCGCCGAACACCTCGGCGGGCTCCCCGCGCAACCGGATCCGAGGTTGCGCAGTGGGCGGATTCAGGTCGTGTTGGGCAAGGACTACCGCGGGCCCGGCGCCCAGAACCTCGCCCCCGCCCCCGCGGTCCGTCTGGACGCCACCGCCCGCCAAGCACCCGCACCACCGAGCGGAGACACCATCAACGCGGGCGAGGTACCCTGCGTTAACTGACCGGCGAGCGCAGTCGAGCCGCAAGCGAGGCACGTTTCCACTGCTGCTCGGCGTGGCTTGAACGGAGATGGTCGGTGTGAGTCTGGAACACCTCGCCATCCTGCTCATCGCAGGCTTGTTCATTCTCGGCCCGGAAAAGCTGCCGCAGGCTGCCGCCTGGGCAGGCCGCACCCTGCGCGAGGTTCGCGCGTATGCCACGGACACCCAGCAACGGTTCCGCGCCGAACTCGGTGACGACTTCCGCCAGGTGCAAGAACCACTTGAGCAGCTGCGCGAGCCCCTCCAGCAGCTGAACGCCCTGCGCGGAATCGACCCGCGACGTGCGGTCGTCAACTACCTGCTTGACGATCGCCAGGCTGCGGCGCCCAACGAGCCCGCGACGAAAAGCGCACCACGACCACGTGAGCTGCTGCGCCCGGGCGAACGACCGCCATTCGACGCCGACGCCACATGAGCACCAAACGCCTTCGGGGAAGCGGGATTACCGATAAAGACGGCGCGGGTTACTTCCCCGGGCGACTGTCCACCGGCTGGTCACTGCTTTGGGGCGGCAGGGAGCCGACCGGGGGCGGCATGACGCACGCCAGAAGCACCAAGAGGGCAAGCGCGCCCGTGAACCAGTGACCGTTGATGATGTAGACGATGCACAAGGTCCCCCACAGCACGACAGCCACACCAGGAGTTTAAGGGCTGGCCCGGATCAGCAGCTACCGGATAGGCATCGTCACTCCGGCATGCTCGCGCGGTTACGGAACTATCCGTCCGCGACGTGCACAAGAGACGGCGGATAGACGGCGCCACTGCGGTGTTCGGCGAGCTTTGCGACAGATCGGCGCGCGGTTCGCCGCGCAGCGGCCCCGCCACCCCGCGCCCTCCTGTTACCAGGGGAAGGAGCCTTCGGCGTCGAAATAGCCTCCGGTCGGGCCACCTGGCCCCACCCGCGCCATGCGGACGATGACCTCGGCGCCCTCCTCGACGGTCTGCGTTCCCGTGTGATCGTTGAGGTCCGTCGCGGTGTAACCGGGCTCTACGGCGTTGATCCGCATATTCGGGAACGCCTTCGCGTACTGCACGGTGATCATGTTGACCGCAGTCTTCGATGCCGGATAGGCATTCCTGGGTATGCGTAAGCCGGGGTGCCCGCGGTGCTGACCCGGGTCAGCGAGGCCAGTCCGCTGCTGACGTTGACCACGACCGGGGCCGCGGACCGTTGCGGTGCGCCGCTGGCGCGACCGGGTCCCGCCCGAGGCCGCCGGGCTGCCCGCCGGCGAGCGGCCGGGCCGCGCCGTGAGGAATTGGCCGCCCTGGGGCAGGTCATCCGCCTGCGGCGTCCTCGGCCTCCCAGCGCAGCAGGTCGCCCGGCTGGCACTTGAGCACCTCGCAGAGCGCGGCGAGCGTCGCGAAGCGCACCGCCTTGGCGCGGCCGTTCTTGAGTACCGCCAGGTTGGCGGGCGTGATCCCTACGCGGTCCGCGAGCTCACCCACGGACATCTTCCGCCTGGCCAGCATCACGTCGATGTCGACGGCGATCGGCATCAGATCACCTCGTCCAACTCGGCCTGCATCTGCGCCGCTTCGACGTCGCGCGCGACGGCCTGCGCGAGCAGCATCCGCAGCACGAGCACGATGAGCGCGACCCCCAGGATGGCCACGCCAACCCCGCCCATGATGACGGTGACGCCCGGGTCGGCCCGCTGGCCCGGCGCATTGAGGACCGTGACCGCGAACCACACGAGGGCAGCCGCCACGATCGCACCGATCACGACGTCCACGTACCGGAAGGCCGCGTGGGAGAACACGGTTCCGCGTCGCACCATCGTCACCAGCCGCCATACGCAGACCAGGGCGACCTGAACCGACACCATGCCCAGGATCGTGATCATGCGCAGCGGGGTCAGCGGGAGCGACCCGCCCTCCGGGTCGGTGGCCAACGCCCACACCATCAATGCCTGTACGAACACGGTGCCGGCGAGCACCACCACGAGCACGGCGCGCAGCGCACCCACTGTCAGCTTTCCCATGCCCCATCCTTCCATCGAGCTACGATGGGAATCTATCGAATTTCGATAGATCAAGCAAGGGTTGGGACGGAGGGTGGGCGGCGGTTTCGCACCGTGGCGGGACGCCGCCGCCCCCTCCCATGGCATGGCGCTCGCGCGAACCGTCTTGATCTTGTCGAACGGAGGGTGATGGCGTGCATGTCGCCGCCTGACCCCGTCACATCGCGAGTGCGGCAATCTTGGTTCGGACGGACTCGGCGTGGGTTTCGTCGAGAGTTTCAAGTATTTCCAGCGCTCTGGTCCAGCAGTCTCTCGATCGCTCGATGTCACCACGGCGTTTGAGAACACCGCCCAACTGGTCGAGTGTGCCCGCTTCGCTGCGCCGGTCGCGGAACTCCTCGAAAATCCGGAGTGCTGCGCGAAGACTGGCCTCCGCTTCGTCGGATTGTCCCATTTCGTCGTAAATCTGCCCCAGGGGTAGTCGGGCCCAGGCGATGCTCCACTGGTCGCCGATGCGCTCGAATATCTCGATGGCGTCGCGACAGTAGTCAACTGCGGATCGTATTTCGCCGCCGCTGCGCTGTGCTTTGCCGATGCTGAGCAGTGCCATGCCTTCGCCGCGCTCGATCCCGCTGGCGCGGAAGACGGCCAGCGCGCGCTCGAAGTAGTCCGTGGCGCGGCTGGTGTCGCCGAGTTCCTCGTGGATCAGGCCCGTTCCTCTGAGGGCGAAGCCTTCAAGCCAGTGATCCGCGATCTGGCGTGCGATGGTGTGGGCCTGCTCGTAGTGTTCGAGTGCTTCGTGGTGCTGGCCGAGTCGCCAAGTGGCGTCACCGAGACAGAGGAAATTCGATGCCTCGCCGAGTCGGTCTCCGATCGCTTGGGCCGCGGCGAGCCCGTCTTCGTGGATCTGTTTCCACTCACGCCAGTAGGAATGGAGCTCGAAGAAGCCGTCTGCGACCACTGGTAGTTTCCATGCGAGGTCGTACTGTCCCAGGTCCATGGCCTGTCTCAGGACGCCGAGGATGTTGATGTGTTCTCGTTCGTACCAGTTGGTCGACTCCGCGACGGTGGCCAGCGGCGGAATCTGTATGCCATCGACCGCGACGAGTGGTATGGCGTGGGAGTAGGGCAGGATGAACTGCCGGGCGCGGTCGGCCGTGTGCAGGTACCAGCTCTGCATTCGGCGGATGGCGTGGGTGCGTTCTCGTTGTGTCGTCTCGCGTTGGCAACGCTCGATTGAGTAGGCCCGCAGGAGGGAATGCAGCTGAAACCGGTCGCGGGTGACTTCCTGCAACAGGTGCACGTCGACGAGTTCCTGAAGCCGGCGTTTGACGGTGGAGCCGGGGATACCGACGAGCGCGGCGGCGGCCGCACTGCCGATCTCATCTCCCGGATGCAGGCCGAGTAGCCGGAAAGTCCGCCTCTGGTCCGCGGTGAGGGCTCGATAAGACCAGGAGAACACGGCACGGACGTCGGTCAGCTCGTCTTCTTCCGAGGCCAGGGTGTCGAGACGACGCTGTTCGTCGACCAACTCGTCGGCCACTTCGGCCAGGGACAGGTGGGGCCGGCCTGCCGTGCGCTCGGCAACGACCCGCAAGGCGAGTGGCAGATGGCTGCACAGCTGGGCGATCCGGTTGGCGGCTGCGTTGTCGGCCTCGATGCGGTCCTCACCGACGATTTCGGCAAGCAGCCGAACCGAATCCTCCGGAGGCAGAACGTCCAGAGTCAAACGTGTCGCCCCTTCCCGAGCTACCAAGCTGGACAGCATTCCACGGCTGGTCGCGATCAACAGACATCGACTCGAACCCGGCAGCAGGAAGCGTATCTGCTTCACCGATGCCACGTTGTCGACGAGGATGAGCAGCCGTCTGGTCCCGATAACCGACCGGTACAGGGCCGCGCGTTCATCCACGTCGATGGGGATGGACTCGGGATCCACCCGGAACGATCGGAGGAAGATGTCCAGCGCCTGCTCGGTCGACAACGCCGGTCCCGACCCGTAACTGCGCATATCGAGGTAGAGGTCACCATCGGGAAACCGACGCCGTATTCGGTGCGCCCAATGCAGTGCCAACGCGGTTTTGCCCACCCCGGGGGCTCCGGTGATCGCAGCCATGAGCGTGGACGCGGTCCGGCTGGTGCCGTCGTCACCCAAATGCTGCTCCAGCAGGGCGTTGAGCCGGTTCAGGCTGGTCTCACGGTTGACGAATCCGGCGATGTCGGCCGGCAGCTGATGCAGTGGGAAGACATGGGCGCCGGTGTCCCGGTGAAAATGGATTCCGCCCTGCACGCTGCCAGCTTGTACGACCGATTCCGCTGTCCCGGAAAACTCATGGGCAGCACTCTGATGTTCGTCGCTGGCCACGCCGCTATCACCTTTGTCCGACTCAGCCGGGGTCCCGGACGAAATCCCGGTCGCTACCCTATTCGGGCGATCCTCATGCCGAGGCGTTTCCGATGGCTTCGGCCTGACGACTCCTATCTTGTTTGTTGCGGAATTGGGGGTCAAACGGGCTGGCGAATTCGCGATAGGGGATCGACGCCTCCACCGCCGCGTCTCGCCAGTAGTTCGCCTGCACGACCCTTTTTGGATCGTCCACGATCTCGGCCGAGATAAACTTCCCGTCGTCCTCGTAGTACATGGCGACAAGTTGCGAGGAATCGAAAAGCCAGTAATCGAACTTCGGCAGCCCTGCCGGCCACTCATCTCTCGCGACGGAAATGATACGGATTTCCTCCCCCGCCCGAGAGGTGTGCTCATACGCCCATGCGCATTCGAACCGCACATAGTCGGACAGCGGCTCTTGGACGACATGGACACGGTGCATACGCTTCCCGGCCGACACCGCCTTGGTGACCGTTCCGCCGATCCAGTCCGCGATCCCAGGAAATTCGCCGCGGGCCTCCCCGGCGAGGAACCGATCGAATTCGGCCTGCTCGTACGAGACCTCATACCGCTGCAAAGTCTCAAGCCGGTATGCGGTGTAACGGAAATCGAGAAACAGCCTGTTGAACTCGTCGTCGGCCAGGGATGTAAAAGACCGTCCCATTTACTGTCCTCCCGTGGCCTGGCTATGGTACTTCTCAACCGCGCCCAGGATGACGTCCGGCGAAATCCGCACGGCGCCTTCACCAGGCAGCACGTTCTCCAGTTCGGCGAACGTCGCCTCGTCCACGCGGTAGCCTTGTACGACCAGTTCGCCATTTTCCCCCAGATACACCGTCGGGCACCCATTGCCACCCGAACCCTGACTCTTGAAGAGCTTCGTCAATTTCACGGCCCGTCCAATCCTATCCGCTCACGTCGGCTCTAGATCGCGTCGAACTATAGTAGGTTTCGGCGTGTTTCTTTACGAAACTAATACCCCGTTGGGGTGGTCCCGTCAATCGACCATGTCGCGTATTGGATACCCTGTCCCGATGTCGCTCATTTGCCGGACATGAGCCGGTGGGCCCTACCTTGGTGGTCACCGCGTGTTTTCACATCGGGCCACCGCAGCGATTTCCGCTCGCACTGGCGGCTGGCCGGCAGTGTCGGCGGTCCACCAGAAGCGTTAGCCGGAGCCGCCATTGGTGTGGCATCGGAAAACGGATCACCGCGGGAGTCGGCGAGCCCTCTATTGGGCGGAATATTCCTCCGGTCATCGCGGCGTTAGGACTTCGACCGAAAAATGTTTCAGGCCGAACTCGACAATCACCACAACGCCTCGCCGATCGAGTTCCTTATCGGCACGCAACGGCACTGGATCATCGGGGCTTCCGGCCGTCGAAATACACCTCCAGTTCGCCGATCGAGGTGAAGGTGGCTGTGCCTCCCGGGACTCCGACGATCCGGACTCCGTCGCCGTTGATCGGGTCGAACGTCAGCTCGTAGGTCGTGTTCGGGCCCGCGGTGTTGTTATAGGGATAGGCCGGTGTGATCGTCAGGCCGGTGACGTCCGCCCAGTTGGCCCCCTGGCGCACCTGCACGCTCAGATCACGGGCGAACCAGCCGCCGTCGGAGAACATGTTTCCGGTCGTATAGACGACGCGGTCGATCCAGTACTCGTCTTTCCAGATGTATCCCCAGAAGTCAACCTGCTTGGGGGCGCCGCCGAAGCTGTCCTCGCTCTCTTGCCGGATGCCGTTGTTGAAGTAATCGCCGCGGCCGAAGTGGGCTGTCCTCTCGATGGGGAAGACACCCCGCCCGCTCCTGGCCAGATTGACCGTCGGGTTGGGTGGGTTGTTGGGCGGATCGCCCCACTGGCGGGGGAACACCTGGAACTGCCGCAACGAGAAATTGTAGTTGGGCAGTCCGCATGCCACGCCCACGAACCAGTTGGACTGCAACCACATCCGCGTTCCGTCAGGCGACACGAACTTGGCGGGCACGGTGCAGCCGTACCCTCCGTTCTTCGGGCCGAAGCAGGCTGGC
The sequence above is a segment of the Saccharopolyspora phatthalungensis genome. Coding sequences within it:
- a CDS encoding PHP domain-containing protein: MSHGHGHHEHSHHHHEHEPVEGSWADPADDRPLSIARRQFLAGLGLTAGAIALGTPSPSASAAGAPAEVMNPWSGAQRWLAGDHHIHTKFSPDAQYEVATQVAHARQYGLDWMVITDHGGVAHEKFSIDQVSPDIERARQANRDILVYQGLEWNIPGAEHATVFLPPGRNTVDILRAFEAGYDGNVLSTPADKGGKGLIARPTSADGEAYALQALEFLQRQVASGRTEIALMFANHPARRGLDSPHEIRGWRDTAPQVAVGMEGAPGHQAAGIPATAGGVGEARGYYDKAPDPDSFPGYHPTAAENPYRTYGGFDWMTAKVGGLWDSLLAEGKPWWITSTSDSHQVFTDTFKPGTQDYNATGSRGTPIDTGTPQKYGDFWPGFYSRTLVGARSRSYVDVMQALQAGKIIAVHGRLIDGLDLRVRALTEGDRRGATIGGHTFVRRGSDVEVTIDVTPAGGANYHGFVPKLAKVDLIAGPVTGPAGDPDALAAPATKVVKTFEVPGKARGAVRFTHVFKGVDGPFYLRLRGSDGNRLAADGGPVMDVSGAADPWSDLWFYANPVFIDTL
- a CDS encoding DedA family protein, with the translated sequence MDFGGLFSSLAQLPLPLVIAAAGALTLAECTIGLGLIVPGETGLLIAASAITNLGGFVAMVLVVTVCATTGDTFGYWLGHRYGHRLRETRLIGRLGRQHWDRAADQLRKHGAGAVFVGRFLPMLRTLTPAASGTSRLPFRRFLPASASGALCWSTLHVGIGTGAGASARYIEDVLGQASWIVLLAVVAVAVVVFGWWKIRARRRARPNTRNGTATRAFPIDS
- a CDS encoding LCP family protein gives rise to the protein MTEEVQVARHDDPAPPRRASARRRPPRRASAAEYTASVRPKPSHVRGRRRRRAGARALVALASAVAFVFSGYLWITVGRLQGGLSTSDVTSGAGPDGAVDILLVGLDSRTDAQGNPLPAEVLQQLRTGDSGSSLTDTLILLHIPKDRSRAVAYSLPRDSYVSIPDGFGEHKINSAYGRAKAKARAELQGQGVRDPVELERRSSDAGRKLLVRTVEQLTGVNIDHYAEVNLLGFYQLTQAIGGVEVCLNAAVDDPFSGARFPAGRQSISAGDALAFVRQRHGLPRGDLDRVQRQQAFMAGLARSMLSTGTLANPAKLGAMFDAVRQSVVLDAGWDVLAFAGEMQGLAGGDITFDTIPIEDPEYDTPQDGQAIKVNPRQVQMMIQRVNEGLPAESPRPKSLDTSVVDVLNGAGISGLASRVQDELNSEDVPIGNVGNVTESPASRVLFTPGDEEAARFIAEHLGGLPAQPDPRLRSGRIQVVLGKDYRGPGAQNLAPAPAVRLDATARQAPAPPSGDTINAGEVPCVN
- a CDS encoding twin-arginine translocase TatA/TatE family subunit, with product MVGVSLEHLAILLIAGLFILGPEKLPQAAAWAGRTLREVRAYATDTQQRFRAELGDDFRQVQEPLEQLREPLQQLNALRGIDPRRAVVNYLLDDRQAAAPNEPATKSAPRPRELLRPGERPPFDADAT
- a CDS encoding helix-turn-helix domain-containing protein, which encodes MPIAVDIDVMLARRKMSVGELADRVGITPANLAVLKNGRAKAVRFATLAALCEVLKCQPGDLLRWEAEDAAGG
- a CDS encoding DUF2975 domain-containing protein, with the protein product MGKLTVGALRAVLVVVLAGTVFVQALMVWALATDPEGGSLPLTPLRMITILGMVSVQVALVCVWRLVTMVRRGTVFSHAAFRYVDVVIGAIVAAALVWFAVTVLNAPGQRADPGVTVIMGGVGVAILGVALIVLVLRMLLAQAVARDVEAAQMQAELDEVI
- a CDS encoding ATP-binding protein, which encodes MQGGIHFHRDTGAHVFPLHQLPADIAGFVNRETSLNRLNALLEQHLGDDGTSRTASTLMAAITGAPGVGKTALALHWAHRIRRRFPDGDLYLDMRSYGSGPALSTEQALDIFLRSFRVDPESIPIDVDERAALYRSVIGTRRLLILVDNVASVKQIRFLLPGSSRCLLIATSRGMLSSLVAREGATRLTLDVLPPEDSVRLLAEIVGEDRIEADNAAANRIAQLCSHLPLALRVVAERTAGRPHLSLAEVADELVDEQRRLDTLASEEDELTDVRAVFSWSYRALTADQRRTFRLLGLHPGDEIGSAAAAALVGIPGSTVKRRLQELVDVHLLQEVTRDRFQLHSLLRAYSIERCQRETTQRERTHAIRRMQSWYLHTADRARQFILPYSHAIPLVAVDGIQIPPLATVAESTNWYEREHINILGVLRQAMDLGQYDLAWKLPVVADGFFELHSYWREWKQIHEDGLAAAQAIGDRLGEASNFLCLGDATWRLGQHHEALEHYEQAHTIARQIADHWLEGFALRGTGLIHEELGDTSRATDYFERALAVFRASGIERGEGMALLSIGKAQRSGGEIRSAVDYCRDAIEIFERIGDQWSIAWARLPLGQIYDEMGQSDEAEASLRAALRIFEEFRDRRSEAGTLDQLGGVLKRRGDIERSRDCWTRALEILETLDETHAESVRTKIAALAM
- a CDS encoding DUF6879 family protein, which gives rise to MGRSFTSLADDEFNRLFLDFRYTAYRLETLQRYEVSYEQAEFDRFLAGEARGEFPGIADWIGGTVTKAVSAGKRMHRVHVVQEPLSDYVRFECAWAYEHTSRAGEEIRIISVARDEWPAGLPKFDYWLFDSSQLVAMYYEDDGKFISAEIVDDPKRVVQANYWRDAAVEASIPYREFASPFDPQFRNKQDRSRQAEAIGNASA